In one window of Lytechinus pictus isolate F3 Inbred chromosome 19, Lp3.0, whole genome shotgun sequence DNA:
- the LOC129283056 gene encoding beta-1 adrenergic receptor-like yields the protein MAETSFGQLETSTDVLVITRVDYDFDLVHVMFCSTMSILILISNAFIVCVLKKGKSCFDEITSFLFKILAYTDIGGGAVGALIHGLYFISMRNHISDTVCRYVPFCISFCALNSLYLVCLINVQRYVAVTRPFKYMRIATTKRFKVVVCISNAFVICLTVIVLPIEGFPFTPIFLLMCRDQYRVGDIISRVETTVGLSIIVLAIAIPLIVLSVLNLRLLAIAYRASHRLHIVSSRSHRDQEKSGSGSKSVFKITEANVANAVQRRRGLKGLKTVIAISVLFYVSCLPYAVALILTMVKGEQSYYLYFVALALLLCNCWWNGPVYFFTSKTFRKKSLEVLGFKKTGMKRAEVSTKEHSLAT from the coding sequence ATGGCAGAAACAAGCTTTGGTCAACTAGAGACGTCAACCGATGTTTTGGTTATCACGAGGGTGGACTATGACTTTGACCTTGTCCATGTTATGTTCTGTTCGACCATGTCCATTTTAATCTTGATATCGAACGCATTCATAGTCTGTGTcctcaaaaaaggaaaatcctGCTTTGATGAAATAACAAGTTTCCTGTTCAAAATCCTGGCATATACAGACATCGGCGGAGGTGCTGTCGGAGCTCTGATCCACGGTCTCTACTTCATCTCAATGCGAAATCACATTTCCGATACTGTCTGCCGGTATGTGCCGTTTTGCATCTCATTCTGCGCACTGAATTCGCTTTACCTCGTCTGCCTGATCAACGTCCAGCGTTACGTTGCCGTGACGCGTCCCTTCAAGTACATGCGCATCGCCACCACCAAACGGTTTAAGGTTGTCGTCTGCATTTCCAATGCCTTTGTCATATGTCTAACCGTTATTGTATTACCGATTGAGGGATTCCCCTTTACGCcgatatttttattgatgtgCCGAGACCAGTATAGAGTTGGAGACATCATCTCAAGGGTTGAAACTACAGTAGGACTGAGCATCATAGTCCTAGCAATTGCCATCCCCCTAATTGTGCTGTCTGTTCTCAACTTGCGTCTGCTGGCGATCGCGTACCGTGCCTCACATCGACTTCACATCGTCTCAAGTCGGAGCCATCGGGATCAAGAGAAGAGTGGCTCAGGCTCAAAGAGCGTCTTTAAGATCACAGAAGCTAATGTTGCGAATGCTGTCCAACGTCGACGAGGTTTGAAAGGACTGAAGACAGTGATCGCAATTTCTGTCTTGTTCTACGTCTCATGTCTGCCCTACGCTGTCGCTCTAATCCTGACGATGGTGAAGGGTGAACAGTCATACTATCTTTACTTCGTGGCACTCGCCCTGTTGCTCTGCAACTGTTGGTGGAATGGTCCGGTGTATTTCTTTACCAGTAAGACATTCAGGAAGAAGTCTCTAGAAGTCCTTGGATTTAAGAAGACCGGGATGAAACGGGCCGAAGTATCTACGAAGGAACATAGTTTAGCCACTTAA
- the LOC129283144 gene encoding uncharacterized protein LOC129283144 isoform X2, producing the protein MEGTPDAGSKIKDERSDEDEITIVEDADEAQENGSGKTSEGALAKKKDAVLDQDGSQSSNVFEYNMQSVLHVDEDMSPIESRQDSHGTNVDSDFQASMDQGLDQGGWSWNKESEVPHGSREIVPASKGSAKVRRFQCGICGTNFTLLKNAKRHYRCQHLNYFYWCKYCPRGKETRRYTRREFLEDHFLSYHPDIMCEVEEVGKSCPTDEYNIICVDIYEDEVEEDDVGVDVVTTTDTIPRGTSTLEQASSRGVFEGSVLLHNAEQRDNVRSETDTRGNYINLADYHGFANDSHHSNGSGAVAAGSSQKRMQGTSLVNQQSNKVRRVENERNINVDCDMPYPEGVLHERDISQGANRWVSPVGQSHQSQVNLSVPNQSASTSSRSLGQFPRQDGSYVSHPMLHAQSANTHDCLVIGSAITPLEKDTLTPSPPSVRPSSKHTSPQIPSSSTRPPSGQSVMQNMQQPKRKNHLLPNQRQLTSLGPEAGRTMNEDGNVVISSSDASWRKQQREASQRRQRSKEVVVIEGDAPVTTALSCKEIFEKYHDSIGKYSKEIDFKYDSSGRVVRRKVIKHTFVFSNSQMPVSLAESKETRAGDRSASR; encoded by the exons ATGGAAGGCACTCCAGATGCAGGGTCAAAGATCAAAGATGAGAGGTCAGACGAAGATGAGATCACGATAGTTGAAGATGCAGATGAAGCACAGGAGAATGGAAGTGGAAAGACAAGCGAGGGTGCCTTAGCTAAGAAGAAG GATGCTGTACTAGACCAGGACGGGAGCCAGAGTTCTAATGTCTTTGAGTACAATATGCAGTCTgtcctacatgtagatgaagaTATGTCTCCAATAGAATCCAGACAAG ACTCTCATGGCACCAATGTAGACTCAGATTTCCAGGCATCCATGGACCAGGGCCTGGACCAAGGGGGTTGGTCCTGGAACAAGGAATCAGAG GTTCCACATGGCTCAAGAGAGATTGTGCCAGCATCGAAAGGATCGGCCAAAGTGCGTAGGTTCCAATGTGGCATCTGCGGGACCAACTTCACTCTCCTCAAGAACGCCAAGAGACACTATCGATGTCAGCACCTGAATTACTTCTACTGGTGCAAGTATTGTCCCAGGGGAAAGGAGACGAGGAGGTACACACGAAGAGAGTTCCTTGAGGACCATTTCCTTTCTTATCATCCAGATATTATGTGCGAAGTTGAGGAAGTGGGTAAATCTTGTCCCACTGATGAATATAATATCATATGCGTAGACATCTATGAAGATGAGGTTGAAGAAGATGATGTAGGTGTCGATGTAGTCACGACAACAGATACTATACCCCGAGGAACATCTACACTTGAACAAGCTTCTTCTAGAGGGGTATTCGAAGGTTCAGTTCTCTTGCATAATGCAGAGCAGAGAGATAATGTGAGATCCGAGACAGATACTAGAGGCAACTATATAAATCTTGCCGATTACCATGGCTTCGCAAATGATTCACATCATTCAAATGGTTCAGGGGCAGTTGCTGCAGGTTCTTCTCAGAAGCGAATGCAAGGGACGTCCCTGGTGAACCAACAGAGTAACAAAGTAAGAAGGGTTGAGAATGAGAGAAATATCAATGTAGACTGTGATATGCCATATCCTGAAGGAGTACTTCATGAGCGAGATATTTCACAAGGAGCCAATAGGTGGGTGTCTCCCGTTGGTCAGAGTCACCAGTCTCAGGTGAATTTAAGCGTTCCAAATCAAAGTGCCTCGACTAGTTCAAGGAGTCTCGGTCAGTTTCCCAGGCAAGATGGATCTTATGTTAGCCATCCAATGCTCCATGCGCAATCTGCAAACACTCATGATTGCCTCGTCATTGGCAGTGCAATCACACCATTGGAAAAAGACACTTTGACACCTTCCCCTCCATCAGTCCGACCTTCTAGCAAGCATacatctcctcaaatacccagTTCCAGTACGCGGCCACCTTCAGGCCAGTCTGTAATGCAGAACATGCAACAACCAAAGAGAAAGAACCACCTCTTGCCTAATCAACGCCAGCTTACCAGTTTAGGACCTGAAGCAGGAAGAACCATGAATGAAGATGGGAATGTTGTAATTTCGAGTAGTGATGCATCATGGCGCAAGCAGCAGAGAGAGGCATCACAAAGACGGCAACGCTCCAAGGAAGTTGTTGTCATCGAAGGAGATGCCCCTGTCACAACTGCTCTCTCCTGCAAAGAAATCTTTGAGAAATACCATGATAGCATCGGCAAGTACAGCAAGGAGATCGATTTCAAGTATGACTCGAGCGGGCGAGTGGTTAGACGAAAAGTTATCAAACACACGTTTGTTTTTAGCAACTCGCAGATGCCGGTATCACTAGCAGAATCAAAAGAAACTCGAGCGGGAGATAGAAGTGCCTCTAGGTAA
- the LOC129283144 gene encoding uncharacterized protein LOC129283144 isoform X1 — protein sequence MEGTPDAGSKIKDERSDEDEITIVEDADEAQENGSGKTSEGALAKKKDAVLDQDGSQSSNVFEYNMQSVLHVDEDMSPIESRQDSHGTNVDSDFQASMDQGLDQGGWSWNKESEIIQPDMSGTPRNFYFECEICHKRLSCKSNLGRHMKEQHSTVKHAYSCLQCLAEFRRRCDLKAHYAKRHPDDLYEADTIPYQASRFATCFTDQQSPADFQEMIQVQRQDQENLQSSMIVVTPNVNPFDHHASITSQDTFTQDIRPPNSETDFLYQARRSQACLDSGAVQRTPDPAVLGIDNAMTRLGRSATQGQRNSGFSICNSPVNQMATTVVSDRPSPRQIGGKNTESGAGHVQVPPGKRHCSDSTQSAVPSETHVQIVNVVGAGDLEGRHGHNTGNDREGKRNNTGQGALLQVLEHRFPHDMPQCPELVDQPRTSNIKAQNKRNTPAMLNTVNKNLSIGSQNKGDDSVNDIRSENWNRKCSLRKNDIPSTLKQKHGKRLKRGRYQIDVNDQHHRMLLGTISKSRTLRKKRNLYVKCKQYVAAYEKRKHNASEESCTSMQTPAAVQTMLMTQGTKSAVLGSPSNLSSDSRCNVSQVRQTTRTRGTAMDTTNENTADESKQETCATQTDLSLDNDQREWTDTTHRETKRQQRVAGRCPETASSSETSLPVLLDYFGPRLTEYEERSIVEDFGADGTLTQRTTTERKYKLEPGEGRSIVKTEIG from the exons ATGGAAGGCACTCCAGATGCAGGGTCAAAGATCAAAGATGAGAGGTCAGACGAAGATGAGATCACGATAGTTGAAGATGCAGATGAAGCACAGGAGAATGGAAGTGGAAAGACAAGCGAGGGTGCCTTAGCTAAGAAGAAG GATGCTGTACTAGACCAGGACGGGAGCCAGAGTTCTAATGTCTTTGAGTACAATATGCAGTCTgtcctacatgtagatgaagaTATGTCTCCAATAGAATCCAGACAAG ACTCTCATGGCACCAATGTAGACTCAGATTTCCAGGCATCCATGGACCAGGGCCTGGACCAAGGGGGTTGGTCCTGGAACAAGGAATCAGAG ATCATCCAACCAGATATGAGTGGCACCCCCCGTAACTTCTATTTCGAGTGTGAAATCTGTCACAAACGGCTGTCCTGTAAGTCTAATCTAGGTCGCCATATGAAGGAGCAGCACAGCACCGTGAAGCATGCCTACTCTTGCCTCCAGTGCTTGGCGGAGTTCAGACGAAGGTGCGACCTGAAGGCTCATTATGCGAAGCGCCACCCGGACGATCTCTATGAGGCCGACACTATCCCCTACCAAGCCTCCAGATTTGCTACTTGCTTTACAGATCAGCAGTCTCCTGCAGACTTCCAGGAAATGATCCAAGTACAAAGACAGGATCAAGAGAACTTGCAGTCATCTATGATTGTTGTGACACCGAATGTCAATCCTTTTGACCATCATGCTTCAATAACCAGTCAAGATACGTTCACACAGGATATAAGACCACCAAACTCAGAAACCGACTTCTTGTACCAAGCGCGAAGAAGTCAAGCTTGTTTAGACAGTGGAGCGGTCCAGAGAACTCCTGATCCTGCTGTGTTAGGAATAGACAATGCTATGACTAGACTTGGAAGAAGTGCGACTCAGGGTCAGAGGAATAGTGGCTTTTCAATTTGCAATAGTCCAGTCAACCAAATGGCTACCACTGTCGTCTCTGACAGACCATCACCAAGACAAATAGGTGGCAAAAATACTGAAAGTGGTGCAGGACATGTGCAAGTGCCACCTGGTAAAAGACATTGCTCTGACAGCACTCAAAGTGCAGTTCCATCTGAGACTCATGTCCAAATTGTCAATGTGGTCGGTGCAGGTGACCTAGAAGGTAGACATGGCCATAATACAGGCAATGATCGTGAGGGTAAAAGGAATAACACTGGTCAAGGAGCACTATTACAAGTACTGGAGCACAGGTTTCCACATGACATGCCACAGTGTCCAGAACTTGTTGATCAACCTAGAACATCAAATATTAAAGCACAAAACAAACGGAATACACCTGCGATGCTTAATACTGTTAATAAGAATTTAAGCATAGGTTCACAAAATAAAGGAGATGATAGTGTGAATGATATACGTTCTGAAAATTGGAATAGAAAATGCTCTCTTAGAAAAAATGATATTCCCTCTACCCTGAAGCAGAAACATGGCAAGAGATTAAAAAGAGGTCGATaccaaattgatgttaatgATCAGCATCATAGAATGCTACTGGGTACTATATCCAAGTCAAGAACTTTACGCAAGAAAAGGAATTTGTATGTGAAATGTAAGCAATATGTGGCTGCTTATGAGAAAAGAAAGCACAATGCATCAGAAGAGAGTTGTACTTCAATGCAGACACCTGCAGCTGTGCAGACAATGTTGATGACACAAGGAACGAAATCTGCAGTTCTTGGTAGTCCCTCAAATTTGTCTTCTGATAGTCGGTGTAATGTCTCTCAGGTACGACAGACCACCAGGACCAGAGGAACTGCAATGGATACTACTAACGAAAACACTGCAGATGAAAGCAAACAGGAAACTTGTGCAACACAAACTGACCTGTCATTGGACAATGATCAGAGAGAATGGACAGATACAACTCATCGTGAGACGAAAAGGCAACAGAGAGTCGCAGGTCGCTGCCCTGAAACTGCCTCTTCTTCTGAAACTTCACTTCCTGTCTTGCTGGACTATTTTGGTCCTCGGCTGACTGAATATGAGGAACGTTCTATCGTTGAAGACTTTGGAGCAGATGGAACGCTGACCCAGCGTACAACTACAGAAAGAAAGTACAAACTGGAGCCAGGGGAAGGAAGGTCTATTGTCAAAACTGAAATAGGATGA